AATTCTCGTTTTCCATACAATACACCAATGCCAGTAGGAGCCATCATTTTATGCCCAGAAAAAGCATAAAAATCAGCATCTAAATCGACTACATTTACTTCCATGTGAGGAACCGCTTGTGCCCCGTCAACAAGGATAACTGCGCCAACTTTATGAGCTAGTGCCGCAATTTCTTTAATCGGTGTAATTGTGCCAAGAACATTTGAGACGTGCGCCAAGGCAACTATTTTTGTTTTTTCGGTAATCGTTTTTTCAGCTTGTTCAATAGAAATGGTTCCATCTTCTTCTAGCTCAATATATTTCAAAACCGCGCCTTTGCGTTTAGCAAGTTGTTGCCACGGAATTAAATTAGAATGATGCTCTAAATAAGAAATAACAATCTCATCGCCTGCTTCAATATTTGTGTTTCCATAACTATCTACCACCAAATTAATCGCGGAGGTCGTCCCTCTTGTAAAGATAATTTCCGCTACTTCCCGTGCATGAATGAATTTTGCTACTTTGGCACGCGCTGATTCGAAAGCGTCTGTCGCTCTAGCCGCAAGTGTATGCACACCACGGTGGACGTTAGCATTCTCAAATTCGTAGTAATGAGTTAAGGCTCGGATAACTTGTTTTGGTTTTTGTGAAGTGGCCGCATTATCTAAATAAGCTAACGGTTTCTCATTTATTTCTTGGGCTAGTATCGGAAAATCCGCACGAATTTTTTGGATATCAATCATTTAGCGCACTTTCCCTTCGATTACTTCCCGAAGCATTGTTTTAACACTTTCGATTGGTAACTTACGAACTACTGGGTCTAAGAAACCATGAATGACTAATCGTTCTGCTTCTTTTTGTGAAATACCGCGACTCATCAAATAGAATAATTGTAAAGGATCCACACGACCAACAGAGGCTGCGTGACCTGCAACAACATCATTTTCATCAATTAATAAAATTGGGTTCGCATCGCCACGTGCTTCCGGGCTAAGCATTAGTACACGTGATTCTTGTTGTGCGTCTGATTTAGAAGCACCATGCTTAATGTGACCAATTCCATTAAAAATAGTGGTCGCACTTTCTTTCATAACACCATGAGATAAAATCGTGCCAGTAGAAGCTTTTCCGTAATGAGTTACTCGTGTTGTAACGTTTTGTGTTTGCTTACCACGTCCAACCGTCACTGTTTTCACATCAGCGGAAGAACCATCTCCCATTAAATTCGTTACGTTTTCATTAATTGTGTCGCCATCATTCATTAAACCAAGCGCCCATTCAATTTGGCTATCAGTTCCGATATGACCACGACGGTTCACGTAAGCAGTTGCCCCACTAGCAAGATTATCTACGCCACCAAAAGTAATTCGCGCATTTTTCTCTGCAATAACTTCTTCAACAATGCTAACAATTCCTTTAGGCACGTTATTTACAGTTACATAGTTTTCTACATATGTGACAGAGCTGTTATCATCCGCAACAAGCAACACATGGTTAACTAAAGGCGATTCTGCTTTGTCTTGAACAAAAACAGCTTGAATTGGTGATTTCAGCTCGACATTTTTAGGTACATAAAGGAAAATACCACCGTTAACAAATGCCGCATGAAACGCAGTCAGTTTGTGCTCATTGACTTGTACCGCGTCAGTCATGAAGTATTTTTTCACAAGTTCAGGATGGTTTTTAACAGCCGTAATAATATCTGTAAAAATAACCCCTTGGTCGATTAATTCTTGATTAAGTTGTAATCTAGCAGGGCGTTCATCCATTTGAACGTAAAAGTTTGCATCTTTATTATCTAAATCAACTAAATTCGCTACTTTTTCAGGTAAAGTTTCATTTGTAACGCCTTCTTTAAAAGGAATAAAAGTTTGAAACTTTGTGAAATTCCAGCGTGTAATTTTTGTTTTATCCACATAAGGTAAGTCCAGTTCCCCGTAAGCTTTAAAAGCACTGCGACGAATATCTAAAAACCAATCCGGTTCATTCGCATTACTTGAAAAAGCGTGGATAAAATCATCTTTAATCGTCATATTTTCTGCCATGATTTTAACCTCACTTCCTTATTGTTGGTCTACTGCTTCTTCTTCCTCAAGTTCAATACCAAGTTCTTGCTTAATCCAGTCATAACCTTCTGCTTCTAAACGTTTAGCAAGTTCAGGTCCGCCTTCTTTTACTACTTTCCCTTGCATCATTACATGTACAAAGTCTGGCGTAATGTAGTTAAGCAAGCGTTGGTAATGGGTGATAATTAAGCAGCCA
The nucleotide sequence above comes from Listeria ivanovii subsp. londoniensis. Encoded proteins:
- a CDS encoding cysteine desulfurase gives rise to the protein MIDIQKIRADFPILAQEINEKPLAYLDNAATSQKPKQVIRALTHYYEFENANVHRGVHTLAARATDAFESARAKVAKFIHAREVAEIIFTRGTTSAINLVVDSYGNTNIEAGDEIVISYLEHHSNLIPWQQLAKRKGAVLKYIELEEDGTISIEQAEKTITEKTKIVALAHVSNVLGTITPIKEIAALAHKVGAVILVDGAQAVPHMEVNVVDLDADFYAFSGHKMMAPTGIGVLYGKRELLEKMEPTEFGGEMIDFVELYDSTWKELPWKFEAGTPIIGGAIALGAAIDYLVAIGIDTIHTYEQELVSYAIEQMSMLEGITIYGPTDASKRCGLVTFNIEGAHPHDVATILDEDGVAIRAGHHCAQPLMKWLDVSSTARASFYIYNTKEEIDALIEGLKLTKEYFGL
- the sufD gene encoding Fe-S cluster assembly protein SufD — translated: MAENMTIKDDFIHAFSSNANEPDWFLDIRRSAFKAYGELDLPYVDKTKITRWNFTKFQTFIPFKEGVTNETLPEKVANLVDLDNKDANFYVQMDERPARLQLNQELIDQGVIFTDIITAVKNHPELVKKYFMTDAVQVNEHKLTAFHAAFVNGGIFLYVPKNVELKSPIQAVFVQDKAESPLVNHVLLVADDNSSVTYVENYVTVNNVPKGIVSIVEEVIAEKNARITFGGVDNLASGATAYVNRRGHIGTDSQIEWALGLMNDGDTINENVTNLMGDGSSADVKTVTVGRGKQTQNVTTRVTHYGKASTGTILSHGVMKESATTIFNGIGHIKHGASKSDAQQESRVLMLSPEARGDANPILLIDENDVVAGHAASVGRVDPLQLFYLMSRGISQKEAERLVIHGFLDPVVRKLPIESVKTMLREVIEGKVR